Proteins co-encoded in one Sporosarcina sp. FSL K6-1522 genomic window:
- the ssb gene encoding single-stranded DNA-binding protein, whose product MINRVVLVGRLTKDPELKYTQTGIAVCRFTLAVNRPFKNDGEQQADFVSCVAWRKQAENIANFLRKGSLAGVDGRIQTGSFEGQDGKRVYTTEVVADSTQFLEPKNSNAGNTPSASNNGGQQSGYTNTPNYQSNAQNRAETTQSDPFSTGGGPIEVTDDDLPF is encoded by the coding sequence ATGATAAACCGAGTCGTACTAGTCGGCAGGCTCACAAAAGATCCTGAGCTTAAATATACACAAACTGGAATCGCTGTATGTCGCTTCACGTTAGCAGTCAATCGACCATTCAAAAACGATGGTGAACAACAAGCCGATTTTGTCAGTTGCGTCGCTTGGCGCAAACAGGCGGAGAACATTGCGAACTTCTTGCGGAAAGGTAGTCTCGCCGGAGTTGATGGTCGGATTCAAACAGGCAGTTTCGAGGGGCAGGATGGCAAGAGAGTTTATACGACAGAAGTTGTTGCGGATAGTACTCAGTTCCTTGAGCCGAAAAACAGCAATGCGGGAAATACGCCTAGCGCATCGAATAACGGTGGTCAACAGTCTGGGTATACGAATACACCAAACTATCAATCAAACGCTCAGAATCGGGCGGAAACGACACAGAGTGACCCGTTTTCAACAGGCGGGGGACCGATTGAAGTTAC
- a CDS encoding replication protein: MADVQLEHGFTKIANELLDAIQSFQFTQNQFKLLLALWRNTYGWNRKQCEFSLNQIIRQTGLQRKRVIETLKSLEENKVIIEVKAPVGTSPKIVEFNKNYATWTIKKYAGMEISSGHGDTSRVGQNDTPSTWNYESSSGRNDTSREDLGVVMPTPLAGETTPPSSGQSDTPPVVMPTPLSSGHGDTSRVGQDDTPINTKEILKTINIKTEVKKGAADFENPIVENLVKPKIQNANDESENYLRQLLNRFVELRAFGFDFKPADLNAAKEIQAAGVPLLEAISSLEEAFRNYNPRHSRDRIHSLSYCVGFILDRHFPAQTKSKKSTREEITPEWFAKDKQPERIIPTESNSEIERMRQELLRELGGEQTV, translated from the coding sequence GTGGCTGATGTCCAGTTGGAACACGGATTCACCAAGATAGCCAATGAGCTGCTGGATGCCATCCAGTCCTTCCAGTTCACGCAAAATCAGTTTAAGTTGCTCCTGGCATTATGGCGCAACACCTATGGATGGAATAGAAAACAGTGTGAATTTAGCTTGAATCAAATCATTCGGCAGACAGGATTGCAAAGAAAAAGGGTCATCGAAACACTTAAATCACTCGAAGAAAATAAGGTGATTATCGAGGTCAAAGCACCCGTTGGAACCAGTCCTAAAATTGTCGAATTCAATAAAAATTATGCAACTTGGACCATCAAAAAGTATGCGGGGATGGAGATTAGTAGTGGTCACGGTGACACCTCTAGAGTAGGTCAAAATGACACCCCTAGCACATGGAATTATGAATCTAGTAGTGGTCGAAACGACACCTCTAGAGAGGATTTAGGAGTAGTCATGCCGACACCCCTAGCGGGCGAAACGACACCCCCTAGTAGTGGTCAAAGTGACACCCCACCAGTGGTCATGCCGACACCCCTTAGTAGTGGTCACGGTGACACCTCTAGAGTAGGTCAAGATGACACCCCTATAAATACAAAAGAAATATTAAAGACAATAAACATAAAAACAGAGGTAAAGAAAGGCGCTGCTGATTTTGAAAATCCGATTGTCGAAAATCTTGTGAAACCCAAAATCCAAAATGCGAATGACGAATCGGAAAATTATCTTCGACAGTTGCTAAATCGATTTGTAGAATTACGTGCATTTGGATTCGATTTCAAACCAGCTGACTTGAATGCTGCAAAAGAGATTCAAGCTGCAGGCGTTCCTCTTCTGGAAGCAATCAGCAGTTTGGAGGAGGCGTTCAGGAATTATAACCCTCGACACTCGAGAGATCGGATTCACTCGCTGTCGTATTGCGTTGGTTTTATCCTTGACCGACATTTCCCAGCGCAGACGAAATCAAAAAAGTCTACACGTGAGGAAATTACGCCTGAATGGTTTGCCAAGGACAAGCAACCTGAACGTATCATTCCGACTGAATCAAATTCGGAGATTGAGCGAATGCGTCAGGAGTTATTACGCGAATTGGGAGGAGAGCAAACGGTATGA
- a CDS encoding MBL fold metallo-hydrolase: MIQIKTLATGSTGNCYLIDDGETRLLIELGIQFKRIQRALNYETTKVAACLISHSHQDHCKGVQGALDASMDVYMSKSTESEIGIQHNRIRRYENKQQFKVGTFTILPFDVQHDVENHGFLIQSENGSKLLFATDTYYVKYRFKGLTHLMIECNYSRKILDENTDSGRVHEFLANRIIGSHFSLENLLEFFKANDLSRVQEIHLLHLSDTNSNEEEFKRAVQAATGKLVYVP, encoded by the coding sequence ATGATCCAGATTAAAACGTTAGCAACCGGAAGTACCGGCAACTGCTATCTAATAGACGATGGAGAAACCCGGCTCTTAATTGAGCTGGGAATCCAGTTTAAGAGGATTCAACGGGCATTAAACTATGAAACTACGAAAGTAGCAGCATGTTTAATTTCGCATAGCCACCAAGACCACTGCAAAGGGGTACAGGGGGCGTTGGACGCTTCGATGGATGTTTATATGTCGAAGTCAACTGAAAGCGAAATAGGCATACAGCACAACCGAATTAGACGGTATGAAAATAAGCAACAGTTCAAAGTCGGCACATTCACTATATTGCCCTTTGATGTTCAACACGATGTAGAAAATCACGGCTTTCTTATTCAAAGCGAGAACGGCAGCAAGTTGCTCTTTGCAACAGACACTTACTACGTGAAATACAGATTCAAAGGCCTTACGCACTTGATGATTGAGTGTAACTATTCGAGAAAAATACTTGATGAAAATACGGATTCGGGACGCGTTCATGAATTTCTGGCAAACCGAATTATCGGGAGCCACTTCTCATTGGAGAACTTGCTTGAATTCTTTAAAGCTAACGATCTATCACGAGTACAGGAGATTCATTTGCTCCATTTGAGCGACACGAACAGCAACGAGGAAGAGTTTAAACGGGCAGTACAAGCGGCTACTGGGAAGCTTGTGTACGTGCCTTAA
- a CDS encoding RecT family recombinase produces MTNQNQLAIIQRDITDSVNNKIAELQSEGLALPPNYSHSNALKSAFFKLQEVKDRSGKPALEVCTKESIANSLLDMVVQGLSPAKTQCYFIVYGTQLQMLRSYFGTQAVLKRLNGVNDIWANVIYKDDVFEYENDRGREKLVIHKTAFENRDKDVIGAYAVIQTADGEEIMTAMTRNEIETSWGQSKTGQAVHKKFPGEMAKRTVINRAAKAFINTSDDSDLLIEAINNSTENEYENERKEINPEYEIQQNANTEDLDIAPEPQVIEIPTEPVQRQEEPVQQAMFEQQPVTSNGPGF; encoded by the coding sequence ATGACTAACCAAAACCAACTAGCAATCATCCAACGTGACATCACGGATTCAGTAAACAATAAAATCGCCGAACTGCAATCAGAGGGACTAGCACTCCCTCCTAATTACAGTCACAGCAATGCTTTAAAAAGTGCTTTTTTCAAGCTACAAGAAGTGAAAGACCGCAGTGGTAAACCGGCATTGGAAGTTTGTACAAAAGAATCTATTGCCAACTCTTTGCTCGACATGGTGGTACAAGGGTTAAGCCCAGCGAAAACGCAATGCTATTTCATTGTATACGGCACACAATTACAAATGCTTCGCTCATATTTCGGCACACAAGCCGTTTTAAAGCGGCTCAATGGCGTCAATGACATTTGGGCCAACGTGATCTACAAAGACGATGTATTCGAGTACGAAAACGACCGGGGTCGCGAAAAGTTAGTCATTCACAAAACAGCATTTGAAAACCGAGACAAAGATGTTATCGGGGCATACGCCGTTATTCAAACGGCAGACGGTGAGGAAATCATGACAGCCATGACCAGGAATGAAATCGAAACATCTTGGGGACAGTCTAAAACAGGACAAGCGGTTCACAAGAAATTCCCTGGTGAAATGGCTAAACGAACTGTAATCAATCGCGCAGCGAAAGCTTTTATTAATACAAGCGATGACAGTGATCTACTCATTGAAGCAATCAACAACTCTACGGAAAACGAGTACGAAAACGAACGTAAAGAAATTAATCCAGAATACGAAATTCAACAAAATGCGAATACAGAGGATTTGGATATAGCACCAGAACCACAGGTTATCGAGATACCTACTGAACCGGTACAGAGGCAGGAAGAACCCGTTCAACAGGCGATGTTCGAACAGCAACCAGTTACATCGAATGGGCCTGGCTTCTAA